Proteins encoded within one genomic window of Brachybacterium muris:
- a CDS encoding ROK family transcriptional regulator: protein MVTADSAAVGQGNARACLLALRAANEPLTLAEVAEQTVLSRPTVDAVLTSLVETGPVRIVPAAPASSPGRPARRFAFHPGAATVAAVDIGDRSVRCLLTDAAGRMVATGRREYAGNGAAARLGAVAQVVQDAADEGGTDERLSPAVVGIAVPGILDADGRLAQSLAVKDLEGTDIASELSLRLGCPVAVENDIKLAAYAEHHLSARPADIAFVQIGHRISVALILGGRILQGRHRLAGELGTQRGMRWTSTSRRGRLHWSTGDDAAPLFARAADGDQAALAEIDAFCAEIAPRLATLLLTVDPEQVVIGGGLSRAGDLLLDPLRHHVHHLLTSPGKPVFRTARLTTDGALVGALGLAFEHGSVQVTGVLEVPPPWHRFPAPPDHPRPADAHPEGTP from the coding sequence ATGGTCACCGCCGACAGCGCTGCTGTGGGCCAGGGCAATGCGCGCGCCTGCCTGCTGGCACTGCGTGCGGCGAACGAGCCCCTCACCCTGGCCGAGGTGGCCGAGCAGACCGTGTTGTCACGCCCCACGGTGGACGCCGTGCTCACCTCCCTCGTAGAGACCGGGCCCGTGCGCATCGTGCCCGCCGCGCCTGCCTCCTCCCCCGGCAGGCCGGCCCGCCGATTCGCGTTCCATCCCGGGGCGGCGACCGTGGCGGCGGTGGACATCGGCGACCGCTCCGTGCGGTGCCTGCTCACCGATGCTGCAGGCCGGATGGTCGCCACCGGGCGCCGCGAGTACGCCGGAAACGGCGCTGCTGCCCGTCTGGGTGCAGTCGCTCAGGTGGTGCAGGACGCCGCTGACGAGGGCGGGACCGATGAACGCCTCTCCCCGGCGGTCGTGGGCATCGCCGTGCCCGGCATCCTCGATGCGGATGGCCGGCTCGCCCAGAGTCTCGCGGTGAAGGACCTGGAGGGCACGGACATCGCCTCGGAGCTGTCCTTGCGCCTGGGTTGCCCGGTGGCGGTGGAGAACGACATCAAGCTCGCCGCCTACGCCGAGCACCACCTCTCCGCCCGCCCCGCCGACATCGCCTTCGTGCAGATCGGTCACCGCATCTCCGTGGCCCTCATCCTGGGCGGCCGGATTCTGCAGGGCCGCCACCGGCTCGCCGGTGAGCTGGGCACGCAGCGCGGCATGCGGTGGACCAGCACCTCCCGGCGTGGCCGGTTGCACTGGTCCACCGGGGACGACGCCGCACCGCTGTTCGCTCGAGCGGCCGACGGGGACCAGGCGGCCCTGGCGGAGATCGACGCGTTCTGCGCCGAGATCGCACCGCGCCTGGCCACCCTGCTGCTCACCGTGGACCCTGAGCAGGTGGTGATCGGCGGCGGTCTGTCCCGCGCCGGCGACCTGCTGCTGGACCCACTGCGCCACCACGTGCACCACCTGCTCACCAGCCCCGGGAAGCCCGTCTTCCGCACCGCACGCCTCACCACCGACGGCGCTCTCGTCGGTGCGCTGGGCCTCGCCTTCGAGCACGGCTCCGTGCAGGTCACCGGCGTGCTGGAGGTGCCCCCGCCCTGGCACCGCTTCCCGGCACCACCCGATCATCCCCGCCCCGCAGACGCCCACCCGGAAGGAACCCCGTGA
- a CDS encoding protein adenylyltransferase SelO: protein MPMIDSPATTPSIPTLQQTYAETVPELSVPHQAEAPPSPQLTWLNEELATELGYDPEWLRGPEGLALLTGQVPDTTAQVYAGHQFGQPNPQLGDGRAVLLGDILDPNGRRFDLHLKGAGRTPFARAGDGKAPLGPMLREAVIGESLHALGIPTTRALAVVSTGERIRPRQGITPEPGAMLTRVASSHLRVGTFEYAAWHLGPDVLRPLADHAIDRHHPEARDAENPYLDLLRCVAEAQARLIAPWMLVGFVHGVMNTDNMTISGQGIDYGPCAFLDEHRARAVFSSIDQQGRYAYGNQPGIALWNLSRFAETLLPVIAPDEPEAGIEAATAVLQGYEPAYLDAWTRGMAAKLGVPESPGPGAAAGTSTDAASDADAASDSAGVHLAAVRALGEDLLALLEAQAVDHTRFFRALTGGTARELFADPAPFQQWDRRRVDLGGSSPRDDVNPVYIPRNVHLDAALRGAHLGDLSGVEEMMEAVRSPFHARAHLEHLAGPGEGGDVFLTYCGT from the coding sequence ATGCCCATGATCGACAGCCCCGCGACCACCCCATCGATCCCCACCCTGCAGCAGACCTACGCCGAGACCGTGCCCGAGCTCTCGGTGCCACACCAGGCAGAGGCGCCCCCCTCGCCCCAGCTCACTTGGCTGAACGAAGAACTTGCGACCGAGCTCGGGTACGACCCGGAGTGGCTGCGCGGGCCCGAGGGACTCGCGCTGCTCACCGGACAGGTCCCCGACACCACCGCTCAGGTGTACGCCGGGCACCAGTTCGGACAGCCCAACCCCCAGCTGGGCGACGGTCGCGCCGTGCTGCTCGGTGACATCCTCGATCCCAATGGCCGACGCTTCGACCTGCACCTCAAGGGCGCAGGGCGCACCCCGTTCGCGCGCGCCGGTGACGGCAAGGCACCGCTGGGCCCGATGCTGCGCGAGGCCGTGATCGGGGAGTCCTTGCACGCGCTGGGCATCCCCACCACGCGGGCCCTCGCGGTGGTCAGCACGGGGGAGCGGATCCGCCCCCGGCAGGGCATCACCCCCGAACCGGGCGCGATGCTCACCCGCGTGGCATCCAGTCACCTGCGCGTGGGCACATTCGAGTACGCCGCCTGGCACTTGGGCCCGGATGTGCTGCGCCCTCTCGCCGATCACGCCATCGACCGTCATCACCCCGAAGCGCGGGACGCCGAGAACCCGTACCTGGACCTGCTGCGATGCGTGGCCGAGGCGCAGGCCCGGCTCATCGCCCCATGGATGCTGGTGGGCTTCGTGCACGGCGTGATGAACACCGACAACATGACCATCTCGGGGCAGGGGATCGACTACGGGCCCTGCGCATTCCTGGACGAGCACCGGGCCCGCGCGGTGTTCAGCTCGATCGACCAGCAGGGGCGCTACGCCTACGGCAACCAGCCCGGCATCGCCCTGTGGAACCTCTCCCGCTTCGCCGAGACCCTGCTGCCGGTCATCGCCCCCGACGAGCCGGAGGCGGGGATCGAGGCTGCCACTGCCGTGCTGCAGGGCTACGAGCCCGCGTACCTCGATGCCTGGACCCGCGGTATGGCGGCCAAGCTCGGGGTCCCCGAGAGCCCTGGACCTGGCGCGGCTGCCGGCACCAGCACTGATGCCGCCTCCGACGCTGATGCCGCCTCCGACAGCGCTGGCGTCCACCTCGCGGCGGTCCGCGCACTCGGGGAGGACCTCTTGGCCCTCCTCGAAGCCCAGGCAGTGGACCACACGAGGTTCTTCCGCGCCCTCACGGGCGGCACCGCGCGCGAGCTGTTCGCGGATCCCGCCCCCTTCCAGCAATGGGACCGCAGACGCGTTGACCTGGGTGGATCCTCGCCCCGAGACGATGTGAACCCCGTGTACATCCCACGGAACGTCCATCTGGACGCCGCGCTGCGCGGGGCCCACCTCGGCGACCTCTCCGGCGTCGAGGAGATGATGGAGGCCGTGCGCTCGCCGTTCCACGCCCGCGCCCACCTGGAGCATCTGGCGGGGCCGGGTGAGGGTGGGGACGTGTTCCTCACCTACTGCGGAACCTGA
- a CDS encoding type 1 glutamine amidotransferase domain-containing protein, translated as MTATLTGRKILIITTNFGTETDEIQRPLAELKEAGAEVVVAAAEPGPVKTLKLDREPGPEVPSDILLEDADAHEYDALVIPGGTLNADTLRAEESAQELVKAFAADGKPVAAICHGPWLLIDSDLVDDRDMTSVPTISNDLLNAGATWTDQEVVVDTGGGFPLITSRNPDDLDAFNGAIIKALTA; from the coding sequence ATGACCGCGACGCTCACAGGCCGCAAGATCCTGATCATCACCACCAACTTCGGCACCGAGACCGACGAGATCCAGCGCCCCCTCGCAGAGCTGAAGGAGGCAGGCGCTGAGGTGGTCGTCGCCGCCGCCGAGCCAGGCCCGGTCAAGACCCTGAAGCTGGATCGTGAACCCGGCCCCGAGGTCCCCTCCGACATCCTGCTGGAGGATGCCGACGCCCATGAGTACGACGCCCTGGTGATCCCCGGCGGCACCCTCAACGCCGACACGCTGCGCGCCGAGGAATCCGCCCAGGAGCTGGTCAAGGCCTTCGCAGCCGACGGGAAGCCGGTCGCCGCGATCTGCCACGGCCCCTGGCTGCTGATCGACTCGGACCTGGTGGACGACCGCGACATGACCTCGGTCCCCACCATCAGCAATGACCTGCTGAACGCCGGCGCCACCTGGACGGATCAGGAAGTGGTGGTGGACACCGGCGGCGGCTTCCCGCTGATCACCTCCCGCAACCCCGATGATCTCGACGCCTTCAACGGTGCGATCATCAAGGCCCTGACCGCCTGA
- a CDS encoding DUF4091 domain-containing protein yields the protein MPVSTPAPEDPDEHYLVTEPGEYPDVLEPLTGEAGAGGPDTDAGDRTVVLAPLTPGCWEALWIDVLVEDALLAGEHELLMRLRPAGSDGPWEEHTLRLQIHPHQLPPLEIVNTHWFHADSLSSYDDVEVFSERHWELIEAFLRSAREMDVNSVLTPTWTPPLDTAEGHKRPTVQLVGISEESGEYRFDFTELDRWLRICREVGMVSIEVAHLFTQWGARFTPAIQVRTADGIEDRFGWHVAATDPEYRRLMVALIPALLEHLTATWEGRVLWHISDEPSVQGLEDYRAAKEQVSDLLEGADVVDALSSLEFAEQGVVDIPIVATDHVEPFLDAGRNPWVYYCVAQDREVANRFISLPSVRNRVLGRQLFVHHAPGFLHWGYNFWWAQFALKPIDPFTETCAGGGFYGGASYAVYPGPDGTPWVSLRHRVFAQGMADHRALTWLASLVGHDRAAALVDEGGALTYAHFSYDVEEHLQARRAVDEAILEALGS from the coding sequence GTGCCGGTCTCGACCCCCGCCCCCGAGGACCCCGATGAGCACTACCTGGTCACCGAGCCAGGCGAGTACCCCGACGTGCTGGAGCCGCTCACCGGGGAGGCCGGCGCGGGCGGTCCCGACACCGATGCCGGCGACCGCACCGTCGTGCTCGCCCCCCTCACCCCCGGGTGCTGGGAGGCGCTGTGGATCGACGTGCTGGTGGAGGACGCCCTGCTGGCCGGGGAGCACGAGCTGCTGATGCGGCTGCGGCCCGCCGGCAGTGACGGGCCCTGGGAGGAGCACACCCTCCGCCTGCAGATCCATCCCCATCAGCTGCCGCCGCTGGAGATCGTCAACACCCACTGGTTCCACGCCGACTCCCTGTCCTCCTACGACGACGTCGAGGTGTTCTCCGAGCGGCACTGGGAGCTGATCGAGGCGTTCCTGCGCTCAGCCCGCGAGATGGACGTGAACTCCGTGCTCACCCCCACCTGGACGCCTCCGCTGGACACCGCCGAGGGCCACAAGCGCCCCACCGTGCAACTGGTGGGCATCAGCGAGGAGAGCGGTGAGTACCGCTTCGACTTCACCGAACTGGACCGCTGGCTCAGGATCTGCCGCGAGGTGGGCATGGTGTCGATCGAGGTGGCGCACCTGTTCACCCAGTGGGGTGCCCGCTTCACCCCCGCCATCCAGGTCCGCACCGCCGACGGGATCGAGGACCGCTTCGGCTGGCACGTGGCCGCCACCGACCCCGAGTACCGCCGGTTGATGGTGGCGCTGATCCCCGCGCTGCTCGAGCATCTGACCGCCACCTGGGAGGGCCGCGTGCTGTGGCACATCAGCGATGAGCCCAGCGTGCAGGGCCTGGAGGACTACCGGGCGGCGAAGGAGCAGGTGAGCGACCTGCTCGAGGGAGCCGATGTGGTGGACGCGCTCAGCTCACTCGAGTTCGCCGAGCAGGGGGTGGTGGACATCCCGATCGTGGCCACGGACCATGTGGAACCGTTCCTCGACGCCGGTCGCAACCCGTGGGTGTACTACTGCGTGGCGCAGGACCGCGAGGTGGCCAACCGCTTCATCTCCCTGCCCTCGGTGCGCAACCGGGTGCTGGGCCGGCAGCTGTTCGTCCACCACGCCCCGGGGTTCCTGCACTGGGGCTACAACTTCTGGTGGGCACAGTTCGCGCTGAAGCCCATCGACCCGTTCACCGAGACCTGCGCGGGCGGCGGCTTCTACGGGGGCGCCTCCTACGCCGTGTACCCCGGGCCCGACGGCACCCCCTGGGTATCCCTGCGGCACCGCGTGTTCGCGCAGGGGATGGCCGACCACCGGGCGCTGACCTGGCTGGCCTCGCTGGTCGGCCACGATCGCGCCGCCGCCCTGGTGGACGAGGGCGGCGCCCTCACCTACGCGCACTTCAGCTACGACGTCGAGGAGCACCTGCAGGCCCGGCGGGCCGTCGACGAAGCGATCCTGGAGGCACTGGGCAGCTGA
- a CDS encoding HNH endonuclease signature motif containing protein — MGGELFTPVRRWPVRARSPLTQERIIDEVDAPSGDPQAALACRMHERMKTRTRLYARQLRDMATFFHYDPDAQGALDEADISAIKIAVGLRTSSFRAGAMIRDAHRAVEQMPGTFHRLAEGELPEEWHVHLLRLVRPLDEGHVQHIDEHVASWDLASISRDQFVRHLRRLVAMVTALDTPKPPSALRSVDLHLADPELGTASLTITGPIPEIMALSHRLDVCAHAVQKAQRAALQDENAAEIPFDIDGDVLERGRPLSLAAIRYAILTRSVLETGTVQVPAPRFKLYVTVPALTLQGRSEMPGMLNGLVPVPVDQARALAGGESTWFRILTDPATGAYLPAAPTTYRPPAALLEQLRFRHPTCNAPGCTRPTILASEADHIIEFNHLDPSGGGPTSLENLHLLCWLHHKWKTLGRLDPVRDDADLHNSWPSGMDRTLWTIDGKITTTTWDDRDLVAPQLAAEMNEEWREQQGRHGPRRRPRGDTSAAGDDDPSGNRHANTPGAAGNDLTGADDPISQYGDPPF, encoded by the coding sequence ATGGGTGGGGAACTGTTCACCCCGGTACGGCGCTGGCCCGTGCGCGCACGCTCACCCCTCACGCAGGAGCGGATCATCGACGAGGTGGACGCTCCGTCGGGCGACCCGCAAGCCGCTCTGGCCTGCCGCATGCACGAGCGGATGAAGACCCGCACCCGCCTGTACGCCCGGCAGCTGCGCGACATGGCCACGTTCTTCCACTACGACCCTGATGCCCAGGGCGCACTGGACGAGGCCGACATCTCCGCGATCAAGATCGCCGTGGGCCTTCGCACCTCATCCTTCCGGGCCGGCGCCATGATCCGGGATGCCCACCGCGCCGTCGAGCAGATGCCAGGCACCTTCCACCGCCTGGCCGAGGGGGAACTGCCAGAGGAGTGGCACGTGCACCTGCTGCGCCTGGTGCGGCCGCTGGACGAGGGCCACGTCCAGCACATCGACGAGCACGTGGCCAGCTGGGACCTCGCCTCGATCTCCCGTGATCAGTTTGTGCGCCACCTGCGCCGGTTGGTCGCGATGGTCACCGCACTGGATACCCCGAAACCGCCGTCGGCACTGCGCAGCGTGGACCTCCACCTCGCCGATCCCGAGCTGGGCACGGCCTCCCTCACCATCACCGGCCCGATCCCGGAGATCATGGCCCTCTCACACCGTCTGGACGTGTGCGCCCATGCCGTGCAGAAGGCGCAGCGTGCCGCCCTGCAGGACGAGAACGCAGCGGAGATCCCCTTCGACATCGACGGTGACGTGCTCGAGCGGGGCCGCCCACTGTCGCTGGCGGCGATCCGCTACGCGATCCTCACCCGCTCCGTGCTCGAGACGGGCACCGTGCAGGTGCCGGCCCCACGGTTCAAGCTGTACGTCACGGTCCCGGCGCTGACCCTGCAGGGTCGCTCGGAGATGCCGGGGATGCTGAACGGCCTGGTGCCCGTCCCCGTCGATCAGGCCCGCGCGCTCGCCGGCGGCGAGTCCACCTGGTTCCGGATCCTCACCGATCCGGCGACAGGTGCGTACCTGCCCGCCGCGCCCACCACCTACCGGCCCCCGGCGGCTCTTCTCGAACAGCTCCGGTTCCGGCATCCCACCTGCAACGCCCCGGGCTGCACCAGGCCCACCATCCTCGCCAGCGAGGCCGACCACATCATCGAGTTCAACCACCTCGACCCCAGCGGTGGCGGCCCCACCAGCCTCGAGAACCTTCACCTGCTGTGCTGGCTGCACCACAAGTGGAAGACCCTGGGTCGGCTCGACCCCGTGCGCGACGACGCAGATCTCCACAACAGCTGGCCCTCGGGCATGGACCGCACGCTGTGGACCATCGACGGCAAGATCACCACCACCACGTGGGACGACCGCGACCTGGTCGCCCCGCAGCTCGCCGCCGAGATGAACGAGGAATGGCGCGAGCAACAGGGCCGTCATGGACCCCGGAGGCGCCCCCGCGGTGACACCTCCGCAGCGGGGGACGACGATCCCTCCGGGAACAGGCATGCGAACACCCCGGGTGCTGCGGGGAACGACCTGACCGGGGCTGACGATCCGATCAGCCAGTACGGCGATCCTCCGTTCTGA
- a CDS encoding alpha/beta hydrolase translates to MTSTPMNPPVELIAPEIDETAVVRMGSRDPEAPVVLLLHGLGSHERDLTGLVPYLPPSFAYASLRGIYRYVQGYAWLESDIDPAATEKIQTSAAAVETWIAQQSAPVVGVIGFSQGGILGLQLLRRDPRALDWIVQLSGAPFPAPMPGDAALAEVKPPALWGHGGLDPLFDEDREQRVRDFMREHTALEEERRPHLGHAVDEVELRAIAAFLQRRADEWA, encoded by the coding sequence ATGACCAGCACCCCCATGAACCCGCCCGTCGAACTGATCGCCCCGGAGATCGACGAGACCGCCGTGGTGCGCATGGGCTCCCGCGATCCCGAGGCCCCCGTCGTGCTGCTGCTGCACGGCCTGGGCAGCCACGAGCGCGACCTCACCGGGCTGGTGCCGTACCTGCCGCCCAGCTTCGCCTACGCATCCCTGCGCGGGATCTACCGGTACGTGCAGGGCTACGCCTGGCTCGAGTCCGACATCGACCCCGCCGCCACCGAGAAGATCCAGACCTCCGCCGCGGCCGTCGAGACCTGGATCGCCCAGCAGAGCGCCCCGGTGGTGGGCGTCATCGGCTTCTCCCAGGGCGGCATCCTGGGCCTGCAGCTGCTGCGCCGCGACCCCCGCGCCCTGGACTGGATCGTGCAGCTCTCCGGAGCGCCCTTCCCCGCACCCATGCCCGGCGATGCGGCGCTCGCCGAGGTGAAGCCGCCCGCTCTGTGGGGCCACGGCGGCCTGGACCCCCTGTTCGACGAGGACCGTGAGCAGCGGGTGCGGGACTTCATGCGCGAGCACACCGCCCTGGAGGAGGAGCGTCGCCCTCACCTGGGCCACGCCGTCGACGAGGTGGAGCTGCGGGCCATCGCCGCGTTCCTGCAGCGCCGGGCCGACGAGTGGGCCTGA
- a CDS encoding CNNM domain-containing protein: protein MDLIGPLISLAVSLLLIAACGGFVAAEFALITANRNDVEAAAAKGDKRSQGVLEGMKTLSTQLSGAQLGITVTNLGIGFLAEPAIAKLVGPPLIDAGLSDLAARSVSVAIALVLATGLTMIFGELVPKNLAIAEPLRTARAVVGFQRGFTSVFRWPIRLFNGNANAIIRKMGIEPQEELSSARSPEELSALVRRSADEGALTADTADLVERTLAFGDRRAHDAMVPRGRMDTLDVDDSVQDLLELARTTGHSRFPVLDDEGEVAGVAHIRRGLAVPFEQRPTTRVDSVMGSATFVPDTVPLDDLMDTLRAGGLQMALVVDEFGDTDGLITLEDLVEEIVGEVRDEHDDETDDVPDPDGSWDLDAILRPDEASGRLGVTVPEHEDYETLGGLVTMELGRLAEVGDEVVVPTDPEPGEDPAQLRLEVREMDGLRIETLHVSIEPPADDDGPRSPSSPRSPHSPSSPSTPNGPGGSHAATSRRSSDEEAQR, encoded by the coding sequence GTGGATCTGATCGGCCCCCTCATATCCTTGGCGGTCAGCCTGCTGCTGATCGCCGCCTGCGGCGGATTCGTCGCCGCCGAGTTCGCCCTGATCACCGCCAACCGCAACGACGTCGAAGCCGCTGCGGCCAAGGGCGACAAGCGCTCCCAGGGAGTGCTGGAGGGCATGAAGACCCTCTCCACCCAGCTGTCCGGCGCCCAGCTCGGCATCACCGTGACCAACCTGGGCATCGGCTTCCTCGCCGAACCCGCGATCGCCAAGCTCGTGGGCCCGCCGCTGATCGACGCCGGTCTCAGCGATCTCGCCGCCCGCTCGGTCTCGGTGGCCATCGCCCTGGTGCTCGCCACCGGGCTCACCATGATCTTCGGTGAGCTGGTCCCCAAGAACCTGGCGATCGCCGAACCGCTGCGCACCGCCCGCGCCGTCGTCGGCTTCCAGCGCGGTTTCACCTCCGTGTTCCGCTGGCCGATCCGCCTGTTCAACGGCAACGCCAACGCCATCATCCGCAAGATGGGCATCGAGCCGCAGGAGGAGCTCAGCTCCGCCCGCAGCCCCGAGGAGCTCTCCGCCCTGGTGCGGCGCTCCGCCGACGAGGGTGCCCTGACCGCTGACACCGCCGACCTGGTGGAGCGCACCCTCGCCTTCGGCGACCGCCGTGCCCACGACGCGATGGTGCCCCGCGGCCGCATGGACACCCTGGACGTGGACGACTCCGTGCAGGACCTGCTGGAACTGGCCCGCACCACCGGCCACTCCCGCTTCCCCGTGCTGGACGACGAGGGCGAGGTGGCCGGGGTCGCGCACATCCGTCGCGGCCTCGCGGTTCCCTTCGAGCAGCGCCCCACCACCCGCGTGGACTCCGTGATGGGCAGTGCCACCTTCGTCCCGGACACCGTGCCGCTGGACGACCTGATGGACACCCTGCGTGCCGGAGGCCTGCAGATGGCCCTGGTGGTCGACGAGTTCGGCGACACCGACGGCCTGATCACCCTGGAGGACCTGGTCGAGGAGATCGTGGGCGAGGTGCGCGACGAGCACGACGACGAGACCGACGACGTGCCCGACCCCGACGGCTCCTGGGACCTCGACGCGATCCTGCGACCGGACGAGGCCAGCGGCCGCCTGGGTGTCACCGTTCCCGAGCACGAGGACTACGAGACCCTGGGCGGCCTGGTCACCATGGAACTGGGACGCCTGGCCGAGGTGGGCGACGAAGTGGTCGTCCCCACCGACCCCGAACCGGGGGAGGACCCCGCCCAGCTGCGCCTCGAGGTGCGCGAGATGGACGGCCTGCGCATCGAGACCCTGCACGTCAGCATCGAGCCTCCCGCCGATGACGACGGCCCGCGCTCCCCGAGCTCCCCGCGGTCGCCGCACTCGCCCAGTTCCCCGAGCACCCCGAACGGACCGGGCGGCTCCCACGCCGCGACATCCCGGCGCTCCAGCGATGAGGAGGCACAGCGATGA
- a CDS encoding hemolysin family protein, producing the protein MSFLTGIALTIVLLIANAFFVGAEFALISARRSIIEPQAHEGKWAAKVTLNAMEHVSLMMAGAQLGITVCSLALGAISEPAIAHVMEGPFEWLGVPDALVHPISFAIALTLVTYLHVVFGEMIPKNIALAGPERMALVLGPILSGVVFVLRPVLWAMNGIGNLVLRMFGVTPKNEVTSVFTRDEVAAMVSESHDGGLLEDNDEALLLGALTFEQRSLVNLVIPLDRVSTLPAGVSAAQAEEAAIDGFSRFPIKAADGTLEGYVHIKDLLESAAEARNLPIPADRIRALPRVGADQPLRAALASMQASGAHLGAATDRTGRVIGIVTLEDMLEELVGQIRDDSRAAA; encoded by the coding sequence ATGAGCTTCCTCACCGGTATCGCCCTGACCATCGTGCTGCTGATCGCCAACGCGTTCTTCGTGGGCGCCGAGTTCGCCCTGATCAGCGCCCGCCGCTCGATCATCGAGCCCCAGGCCCACGAGGGGAAATGGGCCGCCAAGGTCACCCTGAACGCGATGGAGCACGTCTCGCTGATGATGGCCGGAGCCCAGCTGGGCATCACCGTGTGCTCCCTGGCGCTCGGTGCGATCAGCGAGCCCGCCATCGCCCACGTGATGGAGGGCCCCTTCGAGTGGCTGGGCGTTCCCGACGCCCTGGTGCACCCCATCTCCTTCGCGATCGCCCTGACCCTGGTGACCTACCTGCACGTGGTGTTCGGCGAGATGATCCCCAAGAACATCGCCCTGGCCGGACCCGAGCGGATGGCCCTGGTGCTGGGCCCGATCCTGTCCGGCGTGGTGTTCGTGCTGCGCCCGGTGCTGTGGGCCATGAACGGCATCGGCAACCTGGTGCTGCGCATGTTCGGCGTGACTCCCAAGAACGAGGTGACCAGCGTGTTCACCCGTGACGAGGTGGCGGCGATGGTGAGCGAGTCCCACGACGGCGGCCTGCTGGAGGACAATGACGAGGCCCTGCTGCTGGGCGCGCTCACCTTCGAGCAGCGCAGCCTGGTGAACCTGGTGATCCCCCTGGACCGGGTCTCCACCCTGCCCGCCGGGGTCAGCGCCGCCCAGGCGGAGGAAGCCGCCATCGACGGCTTCTCCCGCTTCCCCATCAAGGCGGCCGACGGCACTCTCGAGGGCTACGTCCACATCAAGGACCTGCTGGAGTCGGCCGCCGAGGCCCGCAACCTGCCGATCCCCGCGGACCGCATCCGCGCACTGCCCCGCGTGGGTGCCGACCAGCCGCTGCGTGCGGCCCTGGCCAGCATGCAGGCCAGCGGTGCCCACCTCGGTGCCGCCACCGACCGCACCGGTCGCGTGATCGGCATCGTCACCCTCGAGGACATGCTGGAGGAACTGGTGGGACAGATCCGCGACGACTCCCGGGCCGCGGCATGA
- a CDS encoding class I SAM-dependent methyltransferase: protein MSPAPAGPGSAASGPAQNLWEAAVARNPEHARGYADRWRRIEASGQDIHGEARLIDAMAARGSRVLDAGCGTGRLGVYLAGVGHHVTGVDLDPTLIGVARQDHPAARWETGNLAELDLRDEHGQRELFDLVVCAGNVLTFLSGAERVPALTRIAQHLAPDGRFVAGFGPGRGYPVGRFEVDAASAGLRVQQRFAGWDLQPRGEGAEGDDEFLVAVLTQA from the coding sequence ATGAGCCCCGCGCCTGCCGGGCCCGGCTCTGCGGCGTCGGGCCCGGCGCAGAACCTCTGGGAAGCGGCAGTGGCCCGCAACCCCGAGCATGCCCGGGGCTACGCGGACCGGTGGCGACGCATCGAGGCCTCCGGCCAGGACATCCACGGTGAGGCACGGCTGATCGACGCCATGGCCGCCCGGGGCTCGCGGGTGCTGGACGCCGGCTGCGGCACCGGCCGACTGGGCGTCTACCTCGCCGGCGTCGGGCACCACGTGACCGGCGTGGACCTGGACCCCACCCTGATCGGGGTGGCCCGCCAGGACCATCCCGCCGCACGCTGGGAGACGGGGAACCTCGCCGAGCTGGACCTGCGGGACGAGCACGGGCAGCGCGAACTGTTCGACCTGGTGGTGTGCGCCGGGAACGTGCTCACCTTCCTCTCCGGCGCCGAGCGCGTCCCGGCCCTCACCCGGATCGCGCAGCACCTGGCGCCCGACGGGCGGTTCGTGGCCGGCTTCGGCCCGGGGCGCGGATACCCCGTCGGCCGCTTCGAGGTCGATGCCGCGAGCGCGGGCCTGCGTGTGCAGCAGCGCTTCGCCGGCTGGGACCTGCAGCCCCGCGGCGAGGGAGCCGAGGGTGACGACGAGTTCCTGGTGGCGGTGCTGACGCAGGCCTGA